AGAGTATGAGAAGCAAGTAAAGAACCAATCAGAACAGAAGCATTCCAACTAAAATTGAATAAACGCCCTGTAATAATACCAGCAATCATTGGTACTATAAATGTCAGAAAACCAAAACCTATTGAGCGATTTTTAGTTTTACGGAACTGTTCTAAATCAATTTCCAAACCTGCTACGAACATCAAATAGATTTTGCCAATATCCGAGAGCAGTTTTACAGTATCAGACTCTGAGTCTAAAAGTTTTAATCCATTTTGCCCTAATACTACACCTGCCACGAGCAAACCCACTAATCCAGGAAGTCGCAGTTTTTCAAATATCGGGGGTATAGTAAAAATGACGGTCAGGAGAATGGTAAATGCAATGATAGGACTGTCTGTTAATGAGTTCAGTGCCATGTTTAATTAATAGAACTAAATGGTAAAAATAATCATCTGTAAATTGATTTTACTAATTATAGAGTATATTGCTTAATTATTGATATATTCTTTTAATTTTATTGTTGATTACAAATTCAAGCCTTAACAGGATAAATGTGACGATGGTATTGTTAATTCTATCTAAAGAAATGATTGCTGAAATCTTTGGTCATAAATAGTAATGTATTTTTCCGTGACTCAAATAATTTATGTCTCAAAAGTAATAAATAATATTTAGAGGTTGTTTGAAAAGTGTTTCGCTGTGACTTTAGGCACTTTTAGATCCCCCCTAACCCCCCTTAAAAAGGGGGGAGCCTGAATCAAAGTCTCCCTTTTTAAGGGAGATTTAGAGGGATCTAAAACTTTTGATACCAACAAAAGGACTTTTCAAACATCCTCTGAGGTTCCAAAAATCTTTCAATTGGTAAATAATCAGAGTTTTGCGTGAAAAACAATCAATTTTAACCATAGTCAAGCTTGAATCAAAAGTAACCATAATAATTTTTCGATGGACAAAATTACTGTGTCAATCTACATTTGGTTCCAAGCTTAAAATCAGCTAGCCGTAGTTGTGCAAAGTTAAAATCACCAGTAGCTGACAAACTGGCTTCTGTTTGCACGCCAGTATCTTCGCATATGTGCGAGACATTAATCTAGAAAAATTTGGAAGAGCGTTCTGAAAGGTTGCTATTGGTGATAATTTTAAGCATTGGGAACCCTTAAAAATCGAAGTTTATGAACGCAGCCGACGATAAAACCATTGTTCGCGAGTATTTCAATTCCACAGGGTTTGACCGCTGGAGGCGGATTTATGGCGATGGCGAAGTCAATAAAGTGCAGCTAGACATTCGCAATGGCCACCAGCAAACTGTGGATACGGTCATCGGCTGGCTAAAAGCTGATCAAAATTTAGCAGAGTTATCGATCTGCGATGCTGGGTGTGGTGTGGGAAGTCTTAGCATCCCCCTAGCGGCGGATGGTGCTAAAGTCTATGCCAGCGATATTTCTGAAAAAATGGTGTCAGAAGGCAAGGATAGAGCCTTACAAACCTTGGAAAATGCCGAAAACCCTACTTTTGCCGTGCAGGATTTAGAATCTTTAAGCGGTAATTACCACACCGTGATTTGCTTGGATGTTCTCATCCATTATCCTCAAGAAAAAGCCGATGAGATGATTTCTCACCTATGTTCTTTGGCACAGTCACGGATTATTCTCAGTTTTGCGCCCAAAACCTGCGCTTTGAGTATACTTAAGAAAATTGGCAGTTTCTTTCCTGGAGCAAGTAAGACAACTCGCGCTTATCTGCATCGTGAGGTTGATGTGGTGAAAATCCTCGAAAGTAATGGTTTTGCTGTGCAACGTCAGGCGTTCACAAAGACGCGCTTCTATTTCTCCCGCTTGCTGGAAGCGACACGTAAGTAAGGTTAAAATCGCAGCAAATTGAAGAACCCCACCCCACCAAAGCTACGCTTTGTTTCCCCTCCCCGTTCACGGGGAGGGGTTGGAGGTGGGGTAAAATGACCGTGGAAATCATAACTAATTAACCGGACATGATATTAGAGAAGTAGTTATAGGCGTTGCGATCGCATTTGTTATTTCGGCGAACGCATTTGTTATTTCGGCGAACTCATTTGTTATTTCGGCGAACTCATTTGTTATTTCGGCGAACTCATTTGTTATTTCGGCGAACTCATTTGTTATTTCGGCGAACTCATTTGTTATTTCGGCGAACTCATTTGTTATTTCGGCGAACTCATTTGTTATTTCGGCGAACTCATTTGTTATTTCGGCGAACTCATTTGTTATTTCGGCGAACTCATTTGTTATTTCATGTCCGCCTGATGAGTTATTATTCGGTGTGTCTGTGCAGAAAGCTGAAAACCCTCTTTTCTGCACCCCTGCACCCCTGCACTCCTGCACCCCTGCACCCCTGCTGTGTTAATGATAAATCTTTAAACGGACATGATACTTTATTTCAAGGCTGACGATTCCGCCGCAAGTATTCCAAATTTTCACGAATGGTTATTGTATTGGGATGATTTACCCCCAACTGTTTTTCAGCGATCTTCAAAGCTTCGATATACAAAGCCTCGGCTTCGCTGTACCTTCCCTGGGAATCGTAGAGGAGTGCCAAATTGTTCAGGCTAGTTGCCACCGAGGGGTGTTCATCCCCCAGCAGGCGTTTTGTCATGGATAAAGCATCGATATACAAAGCTTCGGCTTCGCTGTACCTTCCCTGGGAACGGTAGAGTGCTGCCAAATTGTTCAGGCTAGCTGCCACATCAGGGTGTTCATCCCCAAAACGTTTTCTAGCAGCTGATAAACTTTGTTCATACCAAGGTAAAGCTTGCTCATAGGCTCCTTGACCTTGGTAAAATCTAGCCAAGCCGACAAAAGGCCAGATTAAATCATCATCGCTTAACCAATCTTGGTAAACTGTAGCAGTTCCGGCAAGGTGAGGGATGGCAAGAGTTACTTGAGCAATTTCTATCAATGTGGGTGTTTGAGGAATATCCTGTGCTATGCCTACCATTGCTTGACAATAGCCGCGCTTAAGTTCATCTGCTTCAGCCAAATCTTCTAACTTCTGCTGCAATAATTCCCGAATAAGATCATGTATTTGGTAGGTGTCCTCTGCCAATTCTTGCAGCAAATAACGCTCAACTAAAATAGTACAGTTAGCTTTGAGGTCAAATTCCCAATCGCTATAACTTGCTGCTGATTCTACCAAAGACCAGGGGATAGGAGCCAAAGCAAACAAACTCAACAGACAAGCCAATTTTTGCGCTTCTGGTTCCAAGCTTTGCCAATTCAACTCAAAAGCTGCTGCTACACCAGACTCACCTGCTGATGCTTGCTTTTGTAGCTGTGCGAGGATGTCTGCTAACATAATTCTCTCCTTGGCTTACGGCAGATACCCGCTATTTGGTAAATTCCAAGGGGTATATAATCCACATGTTCACAAAGTATTTTTGCTTTGTCTGGCTCCTGCTTAACTAAATCTTCTTCCAATAGCTTTGCTAATAATTCTAAAGCTGCATCTGGTGACAATTTACCTAACGGAAGTCGGGTATATGCTAACCCTGTATTTAGACGAGTGGTAATCAACACCTTAAACCGAGAACCTTTAGGTGGTAGGTATGGTTTAATTTGCATCCAGTCTTTGACATCATCAAATACTAATAAAACTTTGCCAGCTTGCCAGTTCTTCCAGCAATAAGCAACTTGACCTGCTAGGCTTAATCCATCAGGAAGATTAAAGTTAGGTAAATTCACAACTCCAAACTCTATTAACTGGGTTCCCAAATCAATACCTTGGGGATTTAACCAACAACACCCGCCAGAATAATCTGCCAAATATTTCTCTGAGTATTGAATAGCTAACTCTGTTTTACCCACGCCACCTTGTCCAGTGACATCGGTAATAGCCACAACATCATTTACTTGCAATAACTGACGCAATTGTTCTATTTGCTCATCCCTCCCGACAAACTTACGAGCTTGACCCTGTGGGATATTATGCGGGATATCAAACGGGTTAAAATGAGATTTTTCAATATCTCCATCCCAACTGCGGGAATAAAAATAAGTCGGCAGTTGTTTTTTATCTAAACTAATAAATCGCTGCTTAACTGCCTCAGTAACTTCTTTCATATTCGGGGGAAAAGTTCCATTAGCTGCGGCAAAAGCCTCTCTCACAGCTTGAGAAAAATATCCTGTTTGATTTTCAGAATTTACATTAGCTTTTTCTCCTTCTCGCGTAGCCACTAACACAAATTGTTGACTATCTTTATGTGGCTGTCCGCTCGAAAAAGTATTGCCACCTAAGTTAGTTGGTCTTCCGTCTGACTCTAAAAGATAATTGGCACAGGCATCAATAATACAAATATGATTGCGAATCTGAAATTTATCGGAACCCAACAAAATTAACAAAGAATTCAAATCTAAATTCTGCCAATTCTGTTGATTAGCATCAGCACAAAGCAACCGACGCTCTCGTTCTGAGGTCATCAAACCATGTCCCGCCCAAAAAATATAGAGTAAATCCCCGGACTTTGGGGATAAAAAGTTAGTCACAATATTAGAGATATTTTGCTCTGTTGCTAACTCTACAGTTAACCCACATTCCCCAATTAACTGATGATTTTCTTCCAGTGCTGATAAACATAAGCGGATGTTCTCCTTCGGTACACCGCGCCGATGCAGCCAATGAGCAAATTGCAGCGCATCATTGGCTGGCCCCCCTCCAGTTACATTCCAAGCAGATTCGTGGTACTTTTCAATACCCACAATTAGCCCAAATGTCTGCTCAGGTTTAGCCATCAACTGCATGATAGCCTCTGACGTGATGGGGAAAATGACCTAATATCATGTCCGCTTGATTACTTATTAAACCCGAAGAACCCCACCCCGCCAAAGCTATGCTTTGTCTCCCCTCCCCGTGAACGGGGAGGGGTTGGGGGTGGGGTGCAATGACTGTGGGAATCATAACTAATTATGTGCCTTGTAGGGGAGAGGTTGGGAGAGGGGTTTTCTAAATTCCGTAAACAGTTAGACATTATGGCAACCTGGGAATAATCGCTTTCCATGTATCAGCATTTGTCCAATAAGCACCGTGAGAACGGGGAAATGGTTGTTTACTATCCACTCGCACATCGTCTACTTGATCAGGGAAAGTGTTTTTGCCAACATAACTAAGAAAATCCCGTAAATCGTAGATATTCAACCATTTAGCACGGAAATGTTCTGGCAATAACTGACCATATTCTAAACTGTAGAGAGCGTTAATCTCATATAAAAATGGTGCTTGAGAACCAACTGTTACTAATAATTCCACCTGAGACAACTCTTGCTGCACCAGCAAATCTACACAAGCGATACCTCCTAAGCTATGGGCGAGTAAAACCACTGGCGGTTCTGCTTGGGTAATTTGTTGCTTGATAAACTCCCTGATTTTTTCACCCCGCGTCTGATATAACAAAATATCACCAGGCATAGGCGAAATTTTATCAGTTAACTCAAGGCGGCTTTTTCTGATATAATTTGTTCCCATTGGTAACGCTAATTCAACAAGTGGCTTTAATAACCAGCTACCCAAGCCTAAGTCTGCTTCTCCCAAAGCCAGAGTCAGCAATTCCACAACTTTATCGCGCAACTGGGCATCGGTGAGTATGGGGGAAAATTTTTCTTGCTGTTCGCTAATAAACATTGCTTGAGCTGCGATCGCTCTAGCTATTGGTGCATAATATTCACTCAAATCAGATTCACTCACTCTCCGCAATGCCTGATGATATGGTTGACTGCCAATCACAGCCTCTCGTGCTTGTGCAAATATCTCTGCAATTCCCGCTTCTTGCAACTTAGCTTGCAGTTCTAATGTTAAAGTAAAACTCGCTACACGAGATTGTAAAATATCCCCTGGTTTTTGCCCAAAGGGATTTCCTGACTTAATAGGTTTCAAAGACAACAGCCGCAATTCATACAAAGGATCGCGGTATAATTGCCCCCACAATATAATATCTGCATCTTCTTCTGGCTGAGATAAAGTTAATGTTGCATCTTCCAAGGGTACTGATGCCCGATTATTGTTGAACTTTGCACCAAATTCCACACCCCAAAGGCAGGAAGCAACGGTAATCTCAGGGCGTTGGGCGTGAATTTTTGACTCAATAATCTTCAAGGTTTCCTGATATTCAGGTTCCCTAATCCCAGTGCCATGTACAAATATTACAGTGGTCATTTTTATTTAGCGATCGCCAAGTTTACCCCTGTATTATTCACGACCACGTTCTTTCATACAAGTTCAGTTTATTAAAGTGCGTAACCCTCTTGTGTTACTCTCCGAAAACTTTTGCCATTGCCGACGCATCAAGGAAAATTCCAACTGGAAAGCAATTCCCATTATTATTGTGACAGCTTTGGATTCTCAAGAAGACTTAGCGCGATCGCTGCTGCTGCTGATGATTTTTTGACCAAACCTGTACCTTTAGAACCTTGGCAGCGTGGAGGAACTGTTGTGATTAACTTTAATAATAATCAGAAAGCTTATGAACGTTTCCAGCAAGAAAAGATATCAATAGATGTGAGGCCAGGCTTTGGTTTGCGTTTTTCACCTCACATATATAATGACGAAGAAGAAATAGAGAAAGTAATTGCTCTCATCCAACGGGGAGATTAGTGATTGTTAATACATAAGTAGGTGGGCGTTAAAAAACACAACTAGATTAATAAATGTAAATCGCTTAAAAGCTTATTTTTTAAAGCGTTTATGGTGCTTTACATAACTTTATATAGTTCGGTTTAATCGTGCCTACCTACTTAAATGTATATTTGAGTATAGCGATCGCACAGTGTCTATCCATAAGTTTCCAATTTACTAAAGAGGCAAAATGATCAAACCATTACAAAATAAAATTGCATTGATTACTGGGGCTAGTCGTGGTCTTGGTCGCGCGATCGCATTACGATTTGCCAAAGAGGGTATTGGTGTAATTGTCAACTACAGCAGTAACAAAAATGCAGCCGATGAAGTAGTGCAGGAAATCACTGATAATGGCGGTGTTGGCTTTGCTGTTCAGGCAGATTTAGGTTCTCTAACAGGGGTAGAGAAACTTTTTCAAAGTGTAGACACTAAGCTACAAGAAACGAACGGTAATACAAAATTTGACATTTTAGTTAACAATGCAGGTATCGCACCTACTGCTACTACTCAAGAGACATCAGAAGAACTATTCGACCAAGTTTTTAACCTGAACGTTAAAAGTTTATTCTTCATCACCCAGCAAGCCATCCCTCGTCTCAACGATGGCGGACGCATTATCAATATAAGTACAGGTTTAAGCCGTGTAGCTAATGTTTCTTACCCTGTCTATTCTGCCAGTAAAGGATCTGTGGATGTTTTGACTCGCGTATGGGCAGCCGAGTTAGGGCCACGGGGTATAACAGTCAACAACATAGCCCCCGGTGCGATCGATACTGATATCAATGCTCACTGGTTGCGTAGTGATGAAGGTCGTAAAATGGTGACGGAACAAGCTGCCTTGGGTCGAGTTGGTTATGCAGAAGACATTGGTGATGTTGCTGCCTTCCTAATATCTGATGATAGTCGTTGGATTACAGGGCAGCGCATTGAAGCTAGTGGTGGATGGATGCTATAAAGTCAGGTTGATAATTCAGGCGTTACTAATTGTAAGTATGATTCTTCTAGGGGCAATTCATCAAATTGCCCCTACAAAAAGGGTGATGAATTGCAGAATGAGTAAATTAATACGGTTCTTCAGCAACACTATAATTCAACTATTGCTGTATTTTTATGATTACTGCAACCTTGGCAAAAGTCAGGTTAAAATTGCAAGCAATGTGTAAACCTGAAGTGAAACTATGAAGACTGCTGAAAAATTAGCTGCGGGTTGGCTGTTAACACTCGGATTCATGTTTTTAACACTATCAGTCTCAGCGGTACTTGAGAAAAATAGTATGCTGAAGCCAATCCCAAAAGGTGATGCAGAGTCAGTACAGGAATTTGTCAATAATGACGCGCGTTATTACCTGGAAACTACTGCTAGGCAAGGTCTAATTTTTGGCGTTCCTACTATAGTGCTGGGCGGATGGTTAAGCTTAGCAATGTACCGTCAAAGTAAGTATGAACAAAAAGCACTTCAGCAACAAGTAAGCGATCGCTTGCAATCTGTTTTTTATCATATGTTACAAGAAAATCGCGGGCGCGTAACTGTTTTAGGTTTTGCGATGCATTCACAACTACCAGCAGCAGCCGCCAAGCAATATTTAGATGAAAAAGCTAAAGAATTCAATGCGAATTTTCAAGTCAATGAACAAGGGGGCGTATCATATCATTTTGATATCTAAAGGGTACTTGAAGAAATAAATTATGATGACTGATGACTGTTGACTGCTGACTGCTGACTGTCAGCTAGAACAATGTTTGGGATTTATGGCTTTATTCTGTTAAATTACACAGTTATTCACGGCTAGGTTTCATGACGCAGATTTTTTTAAGCGTAGCTGCTATTTTAGGCGGCTTGTCGGTTGCTACTGGTGCTTTCGCTTCCCATGCTTTACGAGAAAAAATTAGTGAGCGATCGCTCGAAATTTTTGAAACCGGCGCTCGTTACCAAATGTACCACGCTCTCGCACTTTTATTGGTAGCACTACTAATTAGTCGCACTCAATCGCCTCAACCTACTCTCATAGCTAGTGGGTGGCTGTTTATCATTGGTATTGCTCTTTTTTCAGGGAGTTTGTACGCTTTGAGCTTAACTGGTATTAAATCCTTGGGTGCCATTACACCACTAGGGGGTGCAGCCTTTCTTGCCGGTTGGGGTGCTTTAGCTTTTAGCGCTTGGAGTTTGAAATTTTAGACAGTTAGAGTTAGAAGTTAAAATCTCTTAACTTCTAATTCTCAACTTTACCAGCAAATTATGTAAACTTACCTTCCCTACAGGTGCTTCAGGTAGTGTACTTGCTTCATATGCTTCTTGCAAGCGATCGCGCAACCGTTCATATTCTCTTTGATGAAAAGCCACATCAACATTTGACAAAGTAGACTTTTCTGCATCTGCCAACTTTTGGGCTATTAAATCAGCAATGTATGGTAAATCAAAAATCTCATTTAGCTTGATTAAATTAGCTTCAATTACCCCTGTTTGCATGAGGTAAATCCCCGTCAATAGCACTCGATAAATATAAAGTAGTGGCTTGACTCGATGTGGCTGTTCTTTTTCAAATAGTTTCCATTGCGTTGCCGCAAAACCAAAATAATGATAGCTGTGGTGACGGGTAATACAGTCTTGAACAATAATTTTTAACTCTTCATATTCTGGTGTACTTTTTAATATTAAAGGTGAATACAGTTGCTCTAACACATAGCCATTCTTTCTCAGGAGTAGCAAAAAGAATTTTTTGATCTCATGAGTTACCAAATCAATTTGCAAAGATTCACGAATTTCTGATATTTCAATAGTTTCAGCACCAATATTTAATCCTACTACTTCTTGCACTGGTAAAATATGCACACCACGCAAATCATAGTCAGAATCTAGAGAAGGGAAACCATATAAATGAGAACCGCTAATGGTGGCAAATAAAAGCGGGTAAGGTTGTTGCTCAACTATTATTTTGATATCAGCTGGAATATTCATAATCAAACTTCATATCAATCAGACACCAAAATTTTCTAAAAAATCTCATAAAGACTTTCAGCCTTGCAATATATTTTCTTTGGCGGTTCGCTAAAGTATTTAAATAATGCTGGACATAGCCATCCATCTAGATTTTTTGCACTCCAGGAATACCAATGACCGTTATACTCTTCTTTTAACCAAATCAATTCAGCTTGGTAACCGGGAAAAGGATTGGCAGAAAACAAAAGTTTAAAACCTTCCTCAACATTAACAATGTCTTTAATTAGAATGTCGATCATTTCAGGTATGCCGCTAACGAATGGTTCTTGGACTAGTCCCATTCGCTCATCATCAAATACCCATGTTTGATTATGTCTATATGGGAAAATCACCATTATGGAGTTAGTCATTGATTATTACTCCTTCATCCAAATTATTTCACCGTCAGATTTTATAATTATGCGAAAATCAGAGAAAACAAGATAAATTTATCTAAAATCTGGCGAAAAGGGCACAAAGACTACTTGAGGCAACTTTCACTAAGACGAGGATAGCGCCAATTTCA
Above is a window of Nostoc sp. UHCC 0702 DNA encoding:
- a CDS encoding magnesium protoporphyrin IX methyltransferase, giving the protein MNAADDKTIVREYFNSTGFDRWRRIYGDGEVNKVQLDIRNGHQQTVDTVIGWLKADQNLAELSICDAGCGVGSLSIPLAADGAKVYASDISEKMVSEGKDRALQTLENAENPTFAVQDLESLSGNYHTVICLDVLIHYPQEKADEMISHLCSLAQSRIILSFAPKTCALSILKKIGSFFPGASKTTRAYLHREVDVVKILESNGFAVQRQAFTKTRFYFSRLLEATRK
- a CDS encoding tetratricopeptide repeat protein, with the protein product MLADILAQLQKQASAGESGVAAAFELNWQSLEPEAQKLACLLSLFALAPIPWSLVESAASYSDWEFDLKANCTILVERYLLQELAEDTYQIHDLIRELLQQKLEDLAEADELKRGYCQAMVGIAQDIPQTPTLIEIAQVTLAIPHLAGTATVYQDWLSDDDLIWPFVGLARFYQGQGAYEQALPWYEQSLSAARKRFGDEHPDVAASLNNLAALYRSQGRYSEAEALYIDALSMTKRLLGDEHPSVATSLNNLALLYDSQGRYSEAEALYIEALKIAEKQLGVNHPNTITIRENLEYLRRNRQP
- a CDS encoding NB-ARC domain-containing protein,Caspase domain-containing protein, with the protein product MQLMAKPEQTFGLIVGIEKYHESAWNVTGGGPANDALQFAHWLHRRGVPKENIRLCLSALEENHQLIGECGLTVELATEQNISNIVTNFLSPKSGDLLYIFWAGHGLMTSERERRLLCADANQQNWQNLDLNSLLILLGSDKFQIRNHICIIDACANYLLESDGRPTNLGGNTFSSGQPHKDSQQFVLVATREGEKANVNSENQTGYFSQAVREAFAAANGTFPPNMKEVTEAVKQRFISLDKKQLPTYFYSRSWDGDIEKSHFNPFDIPHNIPQGQARKFVGRDEQIEQLRQLLQVNDVVAITDVTGQGGVGKTELAIQYSEKYLADYSGGCCWLNPQGIDLGTQLIEFGVVNLPNFNLPDGLSLAGQVAYCWKNWQAGKVLLVFDDVKDWMQIKPYLPPKGSRFKVLITTRLNTGLAYTRLPLGKLSPDAALELLAKLLEEDLVKQEPDKAKILCEHVDYIPLGIYQIAGICRKPRRELC
- a CDS encoding SDR family oxidoreductase, whose protein sequence is MIKPLQNKIALITGASRGLGRAIALRFAKEGIGVIVNYSSNKNAADEVVQEITDNGGVGFAVQADLGSLTGVEKLFQSVDTKLQETNGNTKFDILVNNAGIAPTATTQETSEELFDQVFNLNVKSLFFITQQAIPRLNDGGRIINISTGLSRVANVSYPVYSASKGSVDVLTRVWAAELGPRGITVNNIAPGAIDTDINAHWLRSDEGRKMVTEQAALGRVGYAEDIGDVAAFLISDDSRWITGQRIEASGGWML
- a CDS encoding DUF423 domain-containing protein, with amino-acid sequence MTQIFLSVAAILGGLSVATGAFASHALREKISERSLEIFETGARYQMYHALALLLVALLISRTQSPQPTLIASGWLFIIGIALFSGSLYALSLTGIKSLGAITPLGGAAFLAGWGALAFSAWSLKF
- a CDS encoding nucleotidyltransferase domain-containing protein, giving the protein MNIPADIKIIVEQQPYPLLFATISGSHLYGFPSLDSDYDLRGVHILPVQEVVGLNIGAETIEISEIRESLQIDLVTHEIKKFFLLLLRKNGYVLEQLYSPLILKSTPEYEELKIIVQDCITRHHSYHYFGFAATQWKLFEKEQPHRVKPLLYIYRVLLTGIYLMQTGVIEANLIKLNEIFDLPYIADLIAQKLADAEKSTLSNVDVAFHQREYERLRDRLQEAYEASTLPEAPVGKVSLHNLLVKLRIRS